The DNA window TCTGGGCAACGAGATCTCGGGGCGGGACATGATCCTGCTGGGAGGGGGCCTGTTCTTGATCGGCAAGAGCACCCTCGAGATCCACGAGAAGATTGAGGGCGAGCATGGATCGCGCAAGAACAACGCGCGCGTCCACTCGTTCTTCGCGATCATCGTGCAGATTCTTCTCCTGGACCTGGTCTTCTCTCTCGACTCGGTGATCACCGCGGTCGGCATGGCCGATCGGTTGGGAGTGATGGTGGCGGCCGTCATCATTGCCGTCGGCGTCATGATGTTGTCCGCCAACTCGATTTCGAGTTTTGTCGAGCATCATCCGACGGTGAAGATGCTGGCTCTCAGCTTTCTCCTGCTGATCGGCATCAACCTGGTCGCGGAGGGCCTCGACCACCATATCCCGAAGGGGTATATCTACTTCGCCATGGGATTCTCGGTCTTCGTCGAGATGCTCAACCTGCGAATCCGTGGGCGTGGCCGAAGTCTCTCTCACGGTGACGCGGGAGGAAGTCCATGATCCGTCGAATCGGTCTGTCTCTTCTGCTGCTGGCGGTTCTTTGCGGATGCTCGTCGGCAACGCCGGCGGCGGACACGGTCGTGTTCCTGGTCCGTCACGCAGAGAAGGTCAAGACCGGAGACGACCCGGCACTCTCCCCTCCCGGTATCGACCGCTCGGATCGATTGGCCGTCCTGCTGGCAGACGCCCACGTGACCCATATCCACAGCACCGACTACGTTCGCACGAAGACGACCGCCGCTCCGCTGGCGTCGCGGCTGGGAATCGACGTGTCGCTGTATGACCCGAGGAAATTAGAGGCATTCGCGACGCGTCTTCGCGAAACTCCCGGGCGTCATCTTGTGGTGGGGCACAGCAACACAACCCCGGGAATGGTCAAGCTACTGGGGGGTGAACCGGGCTCCCCCATCGACGAGCCCGGCGAGTACGATCGGCTCTACATCGTGACGATCGACTCCGATGGAGTCGCAGAGACGATGCTGCTGCGATACGGAACCGCCTACGAGGCGAAGGTTCCCTAGCTCTTGCTCTTGGAGGGTTGGTCCCACAACAGTTGAAAGACTCGCAGAACTCCCCCGGACTCCTTGAACCAGACCCCGGCGACACCGCCGTCTTCCTTCGGGTAGAACCAGGCTACGACACCCTTGCCCTCGGGCCGGTAATCGTTCACGTTGCCCGGTTTGACGACGCCGATGGCCGCCGTGACCTGCGCTTCGCTCATCCCCTCCGTGGCGGCGGCGAATCGCTCCTTGGTCATGTAACGCATGGACTCGGCGTGAGCGAGGGCGGTGGTCAGCGCCTCATTGTCGGGATCGAGCATCAGGGCACCGTTGTAGATCTCGATCGCCCGATTGTAGTTGGCCCGCGACGTGATGTACTGCTCCGCGACGAGGATGTCCTCCGAGCTCTTGAGACGGATGGCCGCCTGCTGGATCTCGTTGAGAGGCTCACCCTCGACCATCCCGGACCCGTTGATGAAGTCGACCAGTTGATCAGAGAACGCCCTGGACTGCACGTCGAGTTCCGCCTCTAGGGTCTGACGCGGCGTAGGCTCGCCCTCGCCCTCGCCCTCGCCATCCTCCGGCAGGGCTGCCAACTGTGCCCGCTTCGCGTCCAGGTCGGCATGGGCCTGCTGGACGGCCGCCCAACCATCGTCGATGGAGAGCTTGGCCCCTTCCTCGGGGACCTGCTCACACCCGACGAGCGGCAGCAGACAGACAAGAACAACAAGGATTGACGGCGTAGACGGGAACATTCGCATGATGCCTCCTGAACCGACGCTACCACATCAGCTATCTTCCGGCGCATCGTGGATTACCGATGCGTAGGTGCCAAATCGGGTGCCGGGCTGCTCGCGAGCCAGACGCCCCCAGGACTCCCGCAGGGCCGCCCAATCCTGTTTGCCTGCCATGAACCCGGCGATACCCTGCCAGTAGAGAGCCTCGGCCTGGATCGGATGATCGCCGCTGCCTTCCGCAAGCGTCGCGAACCCCGATCGCGCCTCCTCAAACTTGCCGTGGCTGTAGTCCGCGGCGGCACGGCAGAACGCAAGCTCGGCGACAAACCCGTCCGGTGGCAGCCAACCCACCCAGCGTCGGATCAGAAGCCCTCGCCCGTCGGCGACGATGAGTGTGGGACCCCATGAGACCCGGGCGCCGGCCGAGGCGTCGCGAAAGTCCGGATGACGCTCGAGCATGTTGATCTTGTACGGAACGAAGTCTGCGGCGATGGCGGACTGGGTGTCTGGGTGTGGATACGTCACGGCATCCATGCGGCGACAACCCAGTCAGCCGGGGGAATAGATGTAGGTCAGGAGGAGCTTGGCTTCGTCGGCGGCGCGCTGACGAGCGTCGGTGAGTGTCTCCGCCCACGAGATCGTCGTCATCGTCTAGGCACCCAGATTTTGTTGCTTCTTCTTCCGCGTCTGTTTCTTGACGGGAGATGTGTAGTCATAGTTGCCGTAGTAGTGATCCTTGTACGTCGCATGGGTACTGTCGACGTCGTTCAGGACGGCGCCAATGAGATTGGCGTTCACCTCGCGGAGCTTCTTGGCCGAGCGGCGGATCGTCTCACGATCGTTGTTGCTGTGTCGGATCACGAGGACCACCATGTCGACCATCGAACCGAGAATCAACGAGTCCGAGAGCGCGGCCACCGGTGGGGAGTCGAGCAACACCCAGTCGTAAGACTGCTGGAGTCCCGCGAGCAATTCCTTGAATCCGGCAGCACCAAACAACTCGGTAGGATTGGGTGGGATCGGTCCACAGGTCAGGATGTCGAGATTCGGAGAGTTGGGTAGTTGCTTGAGGTATTCCTCGTAGCCTTCGCCCCCCTCGCCCTTGCGGCTGCCGAGTAGGTGATCCGTCAGCCCGCCTTCGCGACGCAGGCCAAGATGATCGTGGATCGTCGGGCGTCGAAGATCGCCGTCCACCAGGATCACCCGGTCACCGGCGGACGTCAGCGCCTTGGCAAGGTTGACGATGGTCGTTGACTTGCCCTCTCCTGCACCCGAACTGGTAACCAGCACGGTCTTCAATGTCCGACTCTTGCTGGCGAACAAAACGCTCGTACGAAGCGTCTGGTACGCCTCGACGATCGCTGCCGAGGTTTCCTTACGGACACGGGGTACGACCGAGAGCAGCGGCAGTCCGAGGTACTGCTCGATGTCTTCGGGAGTCTTGATCGTGTTGTCCAGATAATCGGTGAAGAACACTGCGCCGATACCCAGGAACAATCCCAATGCCAATCCAGCGGCCAGATTCAGCGCCTTCCGAGGACGCACCGGAAATGCGGGAAGGACCGCCTCGTCCATAAGGCGGATGTTGTTGGTCAAAGTCTCACGGTTGAGATCGATCTCACCTACACGGGCCATGATCAGGTCGTAGATCCGTCGATCCTCTTTCAATTCGGCGTCGATCATCACGACTTCAGTCGAAGTGCGAGAGCGATCCATGCCCTCTTCGCGAACCCCTCGTAGCTGCCGCTTCAGGTCAGTCTCGCGACTGCGGTCGATCGAGTACTGGGTCTTGACCTTTACGATTATCTTGTTGGTTTCCAGGTCAAGCTGACGATGGATGTCATCCAACCCGGCCCGCGTGGTCTTGGTTCGCGGATGTTCATCACGAAACGACAGCGATTGCTTCTCGAGTTCCTTCTCCAGTGCGTACGCCTGCGTGCTCAATTCGATGATCAACGGATCGTTAGCCACGGCGTCAAGACCGAGAAAACTGCCGCCTCGTTGTTCGAGTTTCTCGATTGCATTGAAAGTGGCCTCGAGGGAAGCCCGGGAGATACCAATTTCGGTCAACTCTTCCTGGAGTTGATTGATGCGTAGCCGGGTTGCGTCGTCGGACGGGTCCGGAACGTAGAGTTCTGTCTCACGGGCTAGCTGATATCGACGGTCCTCTTTTTCGGCAATCGATTTTCGAATTGGATCGAGCTGGGAATACAGTTCGTCCATGATTCGACGGGCATTCCCGATCGCCGAGTCAATGTTGGAATCGATGTAGACACGAGCGACTGTGTTGACCAACAGTTGAGCCGTCGCAGGGTCGGCGTCCTCGATACTTACCTCGACCAAGTAAGTGTCAATCGTCATGTCCAGTTTCACCCGCGATGCAAGCCAACCTGCCGGGTCCTGCAGATCGGAATAGGGCAACACATTTCCTAGTCCGAGATCCTCAATGACCTTGCGTGCGGTGTCCCGACTCTTGACGATCTGCTTTTGAGTGTTGATGTAACGATCGTCGGCCATGTAGCCCCAGCCGGAGGCCCCGAGCTGAGAGAAATCCGCGTTGGGAGTAAGGCTCTTGGGTCGCGGCTGGATCTCGACCGTGGCCGTCGCTCGGTAAATCGGCACCTGCATGAAGGTCGTAACGGCCACCAGGCTCAAGACGACAAATGCGATGGTCAACACCATCCACTTACCGTGCAAGACGACCTGCCAGTAGTCACGAAGGTGCTGCCCGCGCTCGCCGACCTCCTGGGTGTTGCCCACGTTACCCACGTCTTTTCTCCCGCCGTGCCGGACGAAGTCCGTCCTTACTATACGAACAGACTCGCGAACCGGCCAGTCGGGCCGTCGGAAAGACCAAAGATGGCGATTCTATTGGCATTTCAGTTCAAGAACGTCGAGCTGACTCGTTTCATGTTGCGGCAGGGAATGCCGGTTTTTCGGCAGGCGTCCTGGATCAGAGCCTGCGCGTCGTCGTCCAGAGATGGGATCGCGATGATGATCTCATCGACCGTCTCTCGCTCCACGATCCGCCCCAGATCGCCACGACCGCCGTAGATCTTCAGTCCGTGGATGCGGCGACCCCGCTTCCTTACGTCATCGTCGATAAAGCCGACCGGTTGGAACCCCAGGCTGGAGTCGCTACGAACCTCACGAAGCAGCAGTTCGCCCGCCACGCCAGCGCCGAAGATCAGCAACCGACGCCCGGCGGCCGTCTGGTTGTTGGCCCATTCCCGTAGCACCCTGAACATCACTCGGCTGCCCGCCGTGAACACCAGCAGCAAGACCGCGTCGATCACGAAGACCGTCCGCGAGTAGCCGTCGAGGCGATTGATACCCCAGAGCAGAACGACCGAGACCAATGTCGATGTCAGGATGCTGCGGCCAATGACCGTCAGATCGTGGATCCCGGTAAACGCCCAAATGCGACGGTAGAGACCGAACGAGAAGAAGACCACGAACTTGACGGCCAGCACCACCGGGAGAGACTCTATCAGCTTGTCCTGCGGTAGGCCGACGAGGTCACCCTCAAAGCGAATCATGTACGCGGCGATATAGGCGGCACCAAACAGCGTGAGATCGATCAAGACCTCGGCCATTCGCATCTTCTGCATTACCAGCGTACGAATGAGCGTGCCGTCGGCTGAGGTCTCCCCTTCGACCGGCTTGTACAACTTGTCATGGGCCAGGAACACACCAAACCAGAAGATCGCGATCACGGCCAGGATGGCGAAGACTCCCAGTCCGAAGGATCCGACCTGAAGGCTGAGCACCGCGATCGCCGAGAACACGATACAGATGGCATAGATCACGAGGACGGCGGCGCGCTCACTCATTCCTAGACGAACGAGGCGATGCGAGGTGTGATCGCGCCCCCCCTGCGACACTGGGGTTCCGGCGAGCGTACGCGTTACCGTGACGAACGTCGTATCGAAGATCGGCACTCCAAGCACCACAACCGGGACCGCCAGGATCAGGAACGTATTGGACGCCTGCTCCCAGGTGCCCAGAATCGAGATCGCCGCCACCGTGAAGCCGATGAACAGCGATCCGGAATCGCCCAGGAAGATCTTGGCCGGATTGAAATTGAATATCAGGAATCCGATCAACGCCCCGGCCAACGCCAGAATGACGACACCGAACGCCTCCGGATTCCCCAATAACACGTTGAACAGGAACAGCGTCAGAAGGCAGATCGCGGCCACCCCCGAACTCAGGCCGTCCATATTGTCCAGCAGATTGAAGGCGTTGGTGATACCGACGACAAAGAAGATCGTCAGCGGAATCGTGACCAGCGGCATGCCCAGGATGTCGAAGTACACACCGGTGTAGACGAGCACGCAAGCAGCGACGATCTGACCGATAAGTTTGCTGCCGGGGCGGATCTGAACGAGGTCATCCAGTAAGCCCAGCCCGAACACCAGCCCGGCGCCAATCAGCACGCCGAGAATACGTGTGCGTGTCGAATCGTTGGGGAACTCAAGAAACGGCACCACACCGATCATGAACGCAGCGAAGACCGCGACTCCGCCGAGGAGCGCCGTCGTTCTGGTGTGCCATCGATCGCTCTTCGGCTTGGCGACCATTCCGGTGCGACGAGCGACCCACATCACCAGCGGAGTCAGTGCTGCTGAGGCGATCAGCGCGGCAATGAAACTGAATACCGGCTTCAACTCGGCACTCTACGCGTTAGGCGTAGGACTCGGCGCCCGTTTGGGCGGGTCGCTCGACTGCGGGCGAGCCGGGGTCGACTCGACCGAAGTTGTGCCGATGATGGATCGTTGTTCTGCGATGACCCGCTCGAGAATCTCGTGGATCGCCAGCGTCGGTTTGAAACCAATCAGATCGCCGACCCGCGAGAGGTCGGGGATACGGCGAGCCATATCCTCGAAGCCCTCGGCGTACGCCTGGTCATAGGGAACCAGAACAACGTCAGACTTCGAGTCGGCCATCGCCTTGACCATGTTCGCCAGGTCCGCGATCGAGATTTCCTGGTTGCTTCCAATGTTGAACACGCGACCGGTGGCACGCGGCTCGACTCCGAGCTTGACCAACGCACCAACCACATCGGAGACATAGGTAAAGCAGCGTCGCTGGGTCCCATCTCCGAAGACCGTGATGGGCTGTCCCGTCAATGCCTGGCGAACGAAGGTCGGGATCACCATCCCGTACCGGCCGGTCTGCCGTGGACCCACGGTATTGAACAACCGGACTACCACGACCGGAAGCTCGCGCTCGTTGTAGTAGGCCAGCGCAAGAAACTCGTCGATGGCCTTCGAGCAGGCGTAAGCCCAGCGTCCCTTGGACGTGGGCCCCATCACCAGATCGTCGTCCTCCGAGAACGGGATCTTGGCGGACTTGCCGTAGACCTCCGAGGTCGACGCGATGACGACGCGCTTGTGCTTCTTTTCGGCCAACTCGAGGATGATCTCGGTTCCGCGAACGTTGGTCTCGATGGTTCGCACGGGACTCTTGACGATCAACTTGACGCCGACGGCGGCCGCCAGGTGATAGATCAGATCCGCCCGATCGACGAGTTCGGCCAACAGCGGCTTGTTCATCATCGTGTCAATGATGTAATCGAATTTCGGATGCTCGCGGAGATGGGCGACGTTGCGGATCGACCCCGTCGACAGGTCATCGATGATGCTGACGCTGTCGCCACGTTCCAGTAGCGCATCGGCAAGATGCGACCCGATGAAACCGGCGCCGCCGGTGATCAGTACGTGCAAGGGTCCCCTCCGCGAGCGACTCAACCGTGCC is part of the Acidobacteriota bacterium genome and encodes:
- a CDS encoding TerC family protein is translated as MEWLSDPQIWTALVTLTALEIVLGIDNIVFISILSTKLPQEQQASARRLGLALAMFMRVGLLFSITWIMRLTSPLVTLLGNEISGRDMILLGGGLFLIGKSTLEIHEKIEGEHGSRKNNARVHSFFAIIVQILLLDLVFSLDSVITAVGMADRLGVMVAAVIIAVGVMMLSANSISSFVEHHPTVKMLALSFLLLIGINLVAEGLDHHIPKGYIYFAMGFSVFVEMLNLRIRGRGRSLSHGDAGGSP
- a CDS encoding histidine phosphatase family protein is translated as MIRRIGLSLLLLAVLCGCSSATPAADTVVFLVRHAEKVKTGDDPALSPPGIDRSDRLAVLLADAHVTHIHSTDYVRTKTTAAPLASRLGIDVSLYDPRKLEAFATRLRETPGRHLVVGHSNTTPGMVKLLGGEPGSPIDEPGEYDRLYIVTIDSDGVAETMLLRYGTAYEAKVP
- a CDS encoding polysaccharide biosynthesis tyrosine autokinase, producing the protein MGNVGNTQEVGERGQHLRDYWQVVLHGKWMVLTIAFVVLSLVAVTTFMQVPIYRATATVEIQPRPKSLTPNADFSQLGASGWGYMADDRYINTQKQIVKSRDTARKVIEDLGLGNVLPYSDLQDPAGWLASRVKLDMTIDTYLVEVSIEDADPATAQLLVNTVARVYIDSNIDSAIGNARRIMDELYSQLDPIRKSIAEKEDRRYQLARETELYVPDPSDDATRLRINQLQEELTEIGISRASLEATFNAIEKLEQRGGSFLGLDAVANDPLIIELSTQAYALEKELEKQSLSFRDEHPRTKTTRAGLDDIHRQLDLETNKIIVKVKTQYSIDRSRETDLKRQLRGVREEGMDRSRTSTEVVMIDAELKEDRRIYDLIMARVGEIDLNRETLTNNIRLMDEAVLPAFPVRPRKALNLAAGLALGLFLGIGAVFFTDYLDNTIKTPEDIEQYLGLPLLSVVPRVRKETSAAIVEAYQTLRTSVLFASKSRTLKTVLVTSSGAGEGKSTTIVNLAKALTSAGDRVILVDGDLRRPTIHDHLGLRREGGLTDHLLGSRKGEGGEGYEEYLKQLPNSPNLDILTCGPIPPNPTELFGAAGFKELLAGLQQSYDWVLLDSPPVAALSDSLILGSMVDMVVLVIRHSNNDRETIRRSAKKLREVNANLIGAVLNDVDSTHATYKDHYYGNYDYTSPVKKQTRKKKQQNLGA
- a CDS encoding GDP-mannose 4,6-dehydratase, with product MHVLITGGAGFIGSHLADALLERGDSVSIIDDLSTGSIRNVAHLREHPKFDYIIDTMMNKPLLAELVDRADLIYHLAAAVGVKLIVKSPVRTIETNVRGTEIILELAEKKHKRVVIASTSEVYGKSAKIPFSEDDDLVMGPTSKGRWAYACSKAIDEFLALAYYNERELPVVVVRLFNTVGPRQTGRYGMVIPTFVRQALTGQPITVFGDGTQRRCFTYVSDVVGALVKLGVEPRATGRVFNIGSNQEISIADLANMVKAMADSKSDVVLVPYDQAYAEGFEDMARRIPDLSRVGDLIGFKPTLAIHEILERVIAEQRSIIGTTSVESTPARPQSSDPPKRAPSPTPNA